Sequence from the Nitrosopumilus maritimus SCM1 genome:
GGAATTAAAACAATTCTTGGAAAAATTAGCAAAGAATGAAGTCCAAGAAAAGGAAGTTGTAACATCACAAGAGCCAGAAAAAGTTCCTGAAAAACCAGTTTCCACGCCTAAAATTACCAATATTGAGCACACAAATCCTACCAATTACGTGTTGCATCTAATCACAAACAAAGCTATGACATCACGTGACATACAAATCACATTAAAGAAGAGTAGAGAGCATACTTCAAGACTGATGAAGAAGTTGTTTGAAGAGGGTCTTGTTCAAAGAAACACTGAATCTAAACCATACACATATTCCATTACTGAAAAGGGAATAGCAAAGGTTGGAGAAGTTGAAACAAATCCAACTGTTGCCTAAAAGATATATTTCGAGTTTTTCCAAAGTCATTTTACATAATTTTACGCAAAAAATACTATTTTTGATTATTAATTATAATTAACATATTTTATTAAATTATATATATTATTAATTTATAGTCATAATATGTCCATTCAAGAAAATGAAGTTTTGGTAAAAATCACATCTGCTGGGACAATTTCTATCCCAAAACAGTTTAGAAAGTATATGGACATCCAAAAAGGTGAATATGTAAAATTAATTCTTGGAAAAGACCGTTTGATTGTTAGAAAAATCACTATATCTTGATTGGTTTAGTGTTGTTTTT
This genomic interval carries:
- a CDS encoding winged helix DNA-binding protein, producing MLIEIPDPEVILSVILAFIVGLGGLYGYYKIRPFIKSKSEMVDTSQSERLEYYERQLIDMKIRLDALEIQGIEQKTEDPNLELKQFLEKLAKNEVQEKEVVTSQEPEKVPEKPVSTPKITNIEHTNPTNYVLHLITNKAMTSRDIQITLKKSREHTSRLMKKLFEEGLVQRNTESKPYTYSITEKGIAKVGEVETNPTVA
- a CDS encoding AbrB/MazE/SpoVT family DNA-binding domain-containing protein; this encodes MSIQENEVLVKITSAGTISIPKQFRKYMDIQKGEYVKLILGKDRLIVRKITIS